One genomic segment of Actinoplanes ianthinogenes includes these proteins:
- a CDS encoding MerR family transcriptional regulator — MWTMEELVDRVRAALAAEYSGAPNGRVRDLPDRRSIRWYSTIGLVDRPLGTRGRNALYGPRHLLQLVAIKRLQAAGRTLAEIQAELAGAPEEVLTEVARVPADLLSGDPSPAPEATTRPPFWKAAPAAPAVDWAFPTDTDISFGTPDVPPPPADPGVSPAPGTDAVLTGVPLGLGVILLVPGALHGHLDRAELVTAARPLLDLLASRGLTDRRDQ; from the coding sequence ATGTGGACGATGGAGGAACTGGTCGACCGGGTGCGCGCCGCGCTCGCCGCGGAGTATTCCGGGGCACCCAACGGCCGCGTCCGCGATCTGCCGGACCGCCGCTCGATCCGGTGGTATTCGACGATCGGCCTGGTCGACCGCCCACTGGGCACCCGGGGGCGCAACGCGCTCTACGGCCCCCGCCACCTGCTTCAACTCGTGGCGATCAAGCGGTTGCAGGCCGCCGGCCGCACCCTCGCCGAGATCCAGGCCGAGCTGGCCGGGGCGCCGGAGGAGGTGCTGACCGAGGTCGCCCGGGTGCCGGCCGACCTGCTCAGCGGCGATCCCTCGCCCGCGCCCGAGGCGACCACCCGGCCACCCTTCTGGAAGGCCGCGCCCGCGGCGCCGGCCGTGGATTGGGCATTCCCCACCGACACGGACATCTCTTTCGGTACGCCGGATGTCCCCCCACCGCCTGCCGACCCCGGCGTCTCCCCCGCCCCGGGCACGGATGCCGTGCTCACCGGCGTGCCGCTGGGTCTCGGCGTGATCCTGCTGGTGCCCGGCGCCCTGCACGGCCACCTCGATCGCGCCGAGCTCGTCACCGCCGCACGGCCCCTGCTCGACCTGCTCGCATCCCGTGGGCTCACCGATAGGAGAGATCAGTGA
- a CDS encoding DUF2000 domain-containing protein — protein MTGFTTKIAVLLRDDLLVWQRLNVTAFLVSGLATAVPETLGETYVDGGDVEYLPMFRQPVLVFEGGKELLREAHARGLARGVQMSIFTSDLFATGHDAANRAAVRAVPTAELDLVGIAVHGPRNAVDKVLKGASMHR, from the coding sequence ATGACCGGATTCACCACCAAGATCGCCGTATTGCTCCGTGACGACCTGCTCGTCTGGCAGCGCCTGAACGTCACCGCCTTCCTGGTCTCCGGGTTGGCCACGGCGGTGCCGGAGACGCTCGGCGAGACCTATGTCGACGGCGGCGACGTCGAGTACCTGCCGATGTTCCGCCAGCCGGTGCTGGTCTTCGAGGGCGGCAAGGAGCTGCTGCGGGAAGCGCATGCGCGGGGGCTCGCCCGGGGCGTCCAGATGTCGATCTTCACGTCGGACCTCTTCGCGACCGGCCACGACGCCGCGAACCGAGCAGCCGTGCGGGCCGTGCCCACCGCCGAGCTGGACCTGGTCGGCATCGCCGTGCACGGGCCGCGGAACGCCGTCGACAAGGTGCTCAAGGGCGCGTCGATGCACCGGTGA
- a CDS encoding helix-turn-helix transcriptional regulator yields MALTVERLRAHLSAHPLPPPHRGAAHRLRDLLESHIVPGLPLRTAAAELHFAPAHLVRSFRHEFGMTPHQYVISRRVDLARRLILTGLPLSTAATRSGFYDQPHLTRHFKRILGVTPAQFTR; encoded by the coding sequence ATGGCCCTCACCGTGGAACGCCTCCGCGCCCACCTCAGCGCTCATCCACTGCCCCCACCCCACCGGGGTGCCGCCCACCGCCTCCGCGACCTGCTCGAATCCCACATCGTCCCGGGCCTCCCCCTGCGCACCGCCGCCGCCGAACTCCACTTCGCCCCGGCCCACCTGGTCCGCTCCTTCCGCCACGAGTTCGGCATGACCCCTCACCAGTACGTCATCTCCCGCCGAGTCGACCTGGCCCGCCGCCTGATCCTTACCGGCCTCCCGCTGTCCACGGCCGCCACCCGAAGCGGCTTCTACGACCAGCCCCACCTGACCCGCCACTTCAAACGCATCCTGGGCGTCACTCCCGCCCAATTCACCCGCTGA
- a CDS encoding AraC family ligand binding domain-containing protein: MLPGPSIRAWRPPLDGVAEVLHARFGEHAYPMHAHDTWTLLLVDDGAVRYDLDRHERGAFGELVTLLPPRVPHNGTSANPNGFRKRVIYLEPAQLPDRLVGASVDTPALIDPGLHRMISTVHRLLRAPGDEPAAET, translated from the coding sequence GTGCTGCCGGGCCCGTCGATCCGCGCGTGGCGACCCCCGCTCGACGGCGTCGCCGAGGTGTTGCACGCCCGGTTCGGCGAGCACGCCTACCCGATGCACGCCCACGACACCTGGACCCTGCTGCTGGTCGACGACGGCGCCGTCCGCTACGACCTGGACCGGCACGAGCGCGGCGCGTTCGGCGAGTTGGTCACCCTGCTGCCGCCGCGCGTCCCGCACAACGGCACGTCCGCTAACCCGAACGGTTTCCGCAAACGCGTCATCTACCTGGAGCCGGCCCAGCTCCCCGACCGCCTGGTCGGCGCCTCGGTGGACACGCCGGCGCTGATCGATCCCGGCCTCCACCGCATGATCTCCACGGTCCACCGCCTGCTCCGCGCCCCCGGCGACGAGCCCGCCGCCGAGACCTGA
- a CDS encoding ABC transporter ATP-binding protein, with protein sequence MIAVENLSKRYGDQVAVDDVSFTCEPGTVTGFLGPNGAGKSTTLRMICGLTPPTAGTATVCGRPYRQLGNPGRHVGVLLDASAQHAGRTGRETLALAALTMGLDTGRVPERLTRVGLDATAGKRRLRAYSLGMRQRLGLAYAMLGDPAVLILDEPANGLDPEGIFWMRGLLREFADRGGTVLLSSHLLREVEAVADRLVVIGKGRILTQGDKDALLSAAGTVVRPADPAAFDTVLRTLGLTGTRSADGTVLVPAEPEAIARAAAGAGVVLLELRPAGSGGLEEMFLRLTKLEEVAR encoded by the coding sequence ATGATTGCCGTTGAGAACCTCAGCAAACGGTACGGCGACCAGGTCGCCGTCGATGACGTGTCGTTCACCTGCGAGCCCGGCACGGTCACCGGTTTCCTCGGGCCGAACGGCGCCGGGAAGTCCACCACGCTGCGGATGATCTGCGGCCTGACCCCACCGACCGCGGGCACGGCCACCGTGTGCGGCCGGCCCTACCGCCAGCTGGGCAACCCGGGGAGGCACGTCGGTGTGCTGCTCGACGCGTCGGCGCAGCACGCCGGGCGGACCGGGCGGGAGACCCTGGCGCTGGCCGCCCTGACCATGGGGCTGGACACCGGGCGGGTGCCGGAGCGGCTGACCCGGGTCGGGCTGGACGCCACGGCCGGCAAGCGCCGGCTGCGGGCCTACTCGCTGGGCATGCGCCAGCGACTCGGGCTGGCGTACGCGATGCTCGGCGACCCGGCCGTGCTGATCCTCGACGAGCCGGCCAACGGCCTGGACCCGGAGGGCATCTTCTGGATGCGCGGGCTGCTGCGCGAGTTCGCCGACCGGGGCGGCACGGTGCTGCTCTCCTCGCACCTGCTGCGCGAGGTGGAGGCGGTCGCCGACCGCCTGGTGGTGATCGGCAAGGGCCGCATCCTCACCCAGGGCGACAAGGACGCGCTGCTCAGCGCGGCCGGCACGGTGGTCCGCCCGGCCGACCCGGCGGCGTTCGACACGGTGCTGCGGACGCTGGGCCTGACCGGCACCCGCTCGGCGGACGGCACCGTGCTGGTCCCGGCCGAGCCGGAGGCGATCGCCCGCGCCGCGGCCGGCGCCGGGGTGGTGCTGCTGGAGCTGCGCCCGGCCGGCAGCGGCGGCCTGGAAGAGATGTTCCTTCGCCTGACCAAACTCGAGGAAGTGGCCCGATGA
- a CDS encoding RICIN domain-containing protein produces MDDAEDFGTDRDPLLVRPFVVQDGRTEEPASSGATWPAGTASDSPTQILPVFSGATATRPRGTRRRRRPLLVAGVGAGVVTVLAVAGYTALRPVFEPTLSAGLPEHSLPAVTGPAATSAPASPGTTEATTGDDGAGTGGDSDADGDGAPTGGATATTGPAGTVTTPATQAPGTAPASAAAPSGTRTNAPAVVAPSPVTVGEGSLVSGNGLCLDLPNAIPADDNSVQVFDCNRSIAQVWTLAGDGTLRVMGKCALLVGDDTVQLTDCDRRTPSLWRTTGNHELVNLASNECLTDPSGGARPRTRVVVVTCTGQSNQQWSLR; encoded by the coding sequence GTGGACGACGCCGAGGATTTCGGTACCGACCGGGACCCGTTGCTGGTGCGTCCGTTCGTTGTCCAGGACGGCCGCACCGAGGAGCCCGCCTCCTCCGGGGCGACCTGGCCGGCGGGCACGGCCTCCGACTCGCCCACCCAGATCCTCCCGGTCTTCTCCGGCGCGACGGCGACAAGGCCACGCGGCACGCGGCGGCGACGACGGCCGCTGCTGGTGGCCGGGGTCGGCGCCGGAGTGGTCACGGTGCTGGCGGTGGCCGGGTACACCGCGCTGCGGCCCGTGTTCGAGCCCACGCTCTCGGCCGGCCTGCCCGAGCACTCGTTGCCCGCGGTGACCGGCCCGGCCGCCACGTCGGCGCCGGCGTCTCCGGGCACCACCGAGGCGACGACCGGCGACGACGGCGCCGGGACCGGCGGTGACAGCGACGCGGACGGGGACGGCGCGCCGACCGGCGGCGCGACCGCCACCACCGGACCGGCCGGCACGGTCACCACCCCGGCCACGCAGGCGCCCGGCACGGCGCCGGCCAGCGCGGCGGCACCCTCCGGGACCAGGACGAACGCGCCCGCGGTGGTCGCACCCTCCCCGGTGACCGTCGGCGAGGGTTCCCTGGTCAGCGGCAACGGCCTCTGCCTCGATCTGCCGAATGCGATTCCGGCCGACGACAACAGCGTCCAGGTCTTCGACTGCAACCGCTCGATCGCCCAGGTGTGGACGCTCGCCGGCGACGGGACGCTCCGAGTGATGGGCAAGTGCGCGCTGCTGGTCGGCGACGACACCGTGCAGCTCACCGACTGCGACCGCCGGACCCCGTCGCTGTGGCGGACCACCGGCAACCACGAGCTGGTCAACCTGGCGAGCAACGAGTGCCTGACCGATCCGTCCGGTGGCGCCCGCCCGCGCACCCGGGTCGTCGTCGTCACGTGTACCGGCCAGTCCAATCAGCAGTGGTCCCTGCGCTGA
- a CDS encoding immune inhibitor A domain-containing protein yields the protein MNRTGIAGVAAIVALTPLLTSPAEARERPAAAERHAGVLPAQDGRELTRTRLRFAGKALPAARYRPQPTARRASAGTPAVGTVRSWVGLDDTDGDLYRKDYTLRAVGRHIEVWVAKDIAFPAADCRKNATEVTDAQVADLVDQFDTTIYPKETAAFSTPPNRSGTNPGMDGDFTGDGDKTVTLVDNVRDDNYFHFPERPTYIAGFFSAQLNELFDRNVMTIDAYDWQHRLGAEPKNEPTDDLCTSRPARPRMYEGTFAHEWQHLLEYYADPGEADWLNEGLSDYAQTVVGYVDARIGVHHAGYDSHLACYQGFGNVKTTYNANPRECGGPQNSLNLWDEGDPNEVLADYGITYELMVYLRDRFGAKMLSQLHRDKEHQSLDAVQSVLPKGIRLTDVLHDFQVMTLVDKEVGEPGGTITGVARDRVTASGLRSTVNLANPASYNKPGAAPNGADFIRLPQGKLSSVTFRGAATLPSTPLAWKIDAGLLFSGNTPDTDETASRQVEVPADDPVLRFTSSYGLEKDFDYGYVTISADGGKSYQAVAGDRTVKGPLGAAITGQAADVKLSYSLKAYAGKKVLLGFRYVSDAAVNLGGWHLGEVSIGKNKIAAGSLDGWKSPTQWYPVPVRGWHVVLVGLGSGRAAVVPVDRVDELRGYPKVVAIVGQDDPTGTVTQYAPYTLTVDGVVQPGG from the coding sequence GTGAATCGCACTGGTATCGCCGGCGTCGCGGCGATCGTGGCCCTGACCCCGCTACTCACCAGCCCGGCCGAGGCACGGGAGCGGCCCGCCGCCGCCGAGCGGCACGCCGGGGTGCTTCCGGCGCAGGACGGGCGGGAGCTCACGCGTACGCGACTGAGGTTTGCCGGCAAAGCGCTCCCGGCGGCGCGTTATCGGCCGCAACCCACCGCCCGCCGCGCGTCCGCGGGCACCCCGGCGGTCGGCACGGTCCGCAGCTGGGTGGGCCTGGACGACACCGACGGTGATCTCTACCGCAAGGACTACACGCTGCGGGCGGTCGGGCGGCACATCGAGGTGTGGGTGGCCAAGGACATCGCGTTCCCGGCCGCCGACTGCCGGAAGAACGCGACCGAGGTGACCGACGCGCAGGTGGCCGACCTGGTCGACCAGTTCGACACGACGATCTACCCCAAGGAGACGGCGGCGTTCAGCACGCCGCCGAACCGGTCGGGGACCAACCCCGGCATGGACGGCGACTTCACCGGCGACGGGGACAAGACCGTGACGCTGGTCGACAACGTCCGGGACGACAACTACTTCCACTTCCCGGAACGGCCGACCTACATCGCCGGCTTCTTCTCGGCGCAGCTCAACGAACTGTTCGACCGCAACGTGATGACCATCGACGCCTACGACTGGCAGCACCGGCTGGGCGCCGAGCCGAAGAACGAGCCGACCGACGACCTGTGCACCAGCCGGCCGGCCCGGCCCCGGATGTACGAGGGCACCTTCGCCCACGAGTGGCAGCACCTGCTGGAGTACTACGCCGACCCGGGCGAGGCGGACTGGCTCAACGAGGGCCTCTCCGATTACGCACAGACCGTGGTGGGATATGTCGACGCCCGGATCGGGGTGCACCACGCCGGGTACGACAGCCACCTCGCGTGTTACCAGGGCTTCGGCAACGTCAAGACCACCTACAACGCGAACCCGCGGGAGTGCGGCGGCCCGCAGAACTCGCTGAACCTGTGGGACGAGGGCGACCCGAACGAGGTGCTCGCCGACTACGGCATCACCTATGAGCTGATGGTCTACCTGCGTGACCGGTTCGGCGCCAAGATGCTCTCCCAGCTGCACCGGGACAAGGAGCACCAGTCGCTCGACGCGGTGCAGTCGGTGCTGCCGAAGGGGATCAGGCTGACCGACGTGCTGCACGACTTCCAGGTGATGACGCTGGTGGACAAGGAGGTCGGTGAACCCGGCGGGACGATCACCGGGGTGGCCCGGGACCGGGTCACCGCGAGCGGGCTGCGGTCGACGGTCAACCTGGCGAACCCGGCGTCGTACAACAAGCCGGGGGCGGCGCCGAACGGAGCCGACTTCATCCGGCTGCCGCAGGGCAAGCTGTCGTCGGTGACCTTCCGCGGGGCGGCCACGCTGCCGTCCACCCCGCTCGCCTGGAAGATCGACGCGGGGCTGCTGTTCTCCGGGAACACGCCGGACACCGACGAGACGGCTTCGCGGCAGGTCGAGGTGCCGGCCGACGACCCGGTGCTGCGGTTCACCAGCTCCTACGGCTTGGAGAAGGACTTCGACTACGGGTACGTGACCATCTCGGCGGACGGGGGCAAGAGCTACCAGGCGGTGGCCGGGGACCGGACGGTGAAGGGGCCGCTCGGCGCGGCGATCACCGGGCAGGCGGCGGACGTCAAGCTCAGTTACAGCCTCAAGGCGTACGCGGGGAAGAAGGTGTTGCTCGGCTTCCGCTATGTCAGCGACGCCGCGGTGAACCTGGGCGGCTGGCACCTCGGCGAGGTGTCGATCGGGAAGAACAAGATCGCCGCCGGGTCGCTCGACGGGTGGAAGTCGCCGACCCAGTGGTACCCGGTGCCGGTGCGCGGATGGCACGTGGTGCTGGTCGGGCTCGGCAGCGGGCGGGCAGCCGTGGTGCCCGTCGACCGCGTGGACGAGCTGCGCGGTTACCCCAAGGTGGTGGCGATCGTGGGGCAGGACGACCCGACCGGGACGGTCACCCAGTACGCCCCGTACACGCTGACTGTCGACGGCGTGGTGCAGCCCGGGGGCTGA
- a CDS encoding VIT domain-containing protein: MIIYVNPMGPGELARVRELPESGLGAMRTERGNLPLDRLDVSAAISGLIARTEVTAEFVNTHDTALEATYVFPLPDRAAVTGMTMTADDRTVTADLRERAAAREQYDTAVAAGQRASIAEEDRPDVFTMRAGNILPGERIVVWLRLVGPLPFEDGAATFRFPLVVAPRYIPGAPLPGPYAGDGQTPDTDAVPDASRISPPVLLPGFPNPLRLSLSVTVDPAGLELGEVRSSLHAVTEQDGTLRIAPGERADRDFVLRLAYAPGGQTAVAVPDDEGHEGTWQLVVLPPEEAAAPRPKDVVLLLDRSGSMGGWKMVAARRAAARVIDTLTTADRFAVLTFDHQVERPAGLESGLSEATDRNRYRAVEHLARADARGGTELLGPLATGLGLLTDSTGRDRVLVLVTDGQVGNEDQIVHKVTPLIGSTRLHTIGIDRAVNAGFLGRLAALGAGRAELVESEDRLDDAMEHIHRRIGAPLVTGLSLAAEGFSPIEGTRTPQRIPGLYPGVPLVLSGRYVGAAAGSFTVTGRSRDDQDFRTTVAVQERKEPAVTKQWARARLRDMEDAYTAGNDALEPRIMETSLRFGVLCRFTAFVAVDERVVNEGGQVRKVTQPVEMPSGWEPPAAPIAAAGMILSAAQSPFPGGPVGAAPRIMPPSPPPGAPRFAPAGAEETSHRKSVHPTSLDTTPDFLAAGGPMPAAPAAAPRGFGRSRRPGGTLGGETSIAEVRELVAVEAGRLRDAADRPGYERRDLLEDLASRLTVLLTPLSGEEFAPLHELVALLTGEASLDEKWSAAVRVLTDFGAAPAKPAAKPFWKR, from the coding sequence GTGATCATCTACGTCAATCCGATGGGTCCGGGCGAGCTGGCACGCGTCCGGGAGCTGCCGGAGTCCGGCCTCGGCGCGATGCGCACCGAGCGGGGCAATCTGCCGCTGGACCGGCTGGACGTGTCGGCCGCGATCAGCGGCCTGATCGCCCGCACCGAGGTCACCGCCGAGTTCGTCAACACGCACGACACCGCGCTCGAGGCGACCTACGTCTTCCCGCTGCCCGACCGTGCCGCGGTCACCGGCATGACGATGACCGCCGACGACCGCACGGTCACCGCCGACCTGCGCGAGCGCGCCGCCGCCCGGGAGCAGTACGACACCGCCGTCGCGGCCGGTCAGCGCGCGTCGATCGCCGAGGAGGACCGGCCCGACGTGTTCACCATGCGGGCCGGCAACATCCTGCCCGGCGAGCGGATCGTGGTGTGGTTGCGGCTGGTCGGCCCGCTGCCGTTCGAGGACGGCGCGGCCACGTTCCGGTTCCCGCTGGTGGTGGCCCCGCGCTACATCCCGGGCGCGCCCCTGCCGGGGCCCTATGCCGGCGACGGCCAGACCCCGGACACCGACGCGGTGCCGGACGCCTCCCGGATCTCCCCGCCGGTGCTGCTGCCCGGTTTTCCGAACCCGTTGCGGCTCTCCCTCAGCGTGACCGTCGACCCGGCCGGGCTGGAGCTCGGCGAAGTCCGGTCCAGCCTGCACGCCGTCACCGAGCAGGACGGGACCCTGCGGATCGCCCCGGGCGAGCGTGCCGACCGTGACTTCGTGCTGCGCCTGGCCTATGCGCCGGGCGGCCAGACCGCGGTGGCGGTGCCCGACGACGAGGGCCACGAGGGCACCTGGCAGCTCGTCGTGCTGCCCCCGGAGGAGGCCGCCGCGCCGCGCCCCAAGGACGTGGTGCTGCTGCTCGACCGCTCCGGCAGCATGGGCGGATGGAAGATGGTGGCCGCCCGCCGCGCCGCGGCCCGGGTGATCGACACGCTCACCACGGCCGACCGGTTCGCCGTGCTGACCTTCGACCACCAGGTGGAGCGACCGGCCGGGCTGGAGTCCGGCCTGAGCGAGGCCACCGACCGCAACCGTTACCGCGCCGTCGAGCACCTGGCCCGGGCCGACGCCCGCGGCGGCACCGAGCTGCTCGGCCCGCTCGCCACCGGGCTCGGCCTGCTCACCGACAGCACCGGGCGCGATCGGGTGCTGGTGCTGGTCACCGACGGCCAGGTGGGTAACGAGGACCAGATCGTCCACAAGGTCACCCCGCTGATCGGCAGCACCCGGCTGCACACCATCGGCATCGACCGGGCGGTCAACGCCGGGTTCCTCGGGCGGCTGGCCGCGCTCGGCGCCGGCCGGGCCGAGCTGGTGGAGAGCGAGGACCGGCTCGACGACGCGATGGAGCACATCCACCGCCGGATCGGGGCCCCGCTGGTCACCGGCCTGTCCCTGGCGGCCGAGGGGTTCTCCCCGATCGAGGGGACGCGTACGCCGCAGCGGATCCCGGGGCTCTACCCGGGGGTTCCCCTGGTGCTCTCCGGGCGTTATGTGGGCGCCGCGGCCGGCAGCTTCACGGTCACCGGCCGGTCCCGGGACGACCAGGACTTCCGCACCACGGTCGCGGTGCAGGAGCGGAAGGAGCCGGCGGTCACCAAGCAGTGGGCGCGGGCGCGGCTGCGGGACATGGAGGACGCGTACACGGCGGGCAACGACGCGCTGGAGCCACGGATCATGGAGACGTCGCTGCGCTTCGGCGTGCTGTGCCGCTTCACGGCGTTCGTCGCCGTCGACGAGCGGGTGGTGAACGAGGGAGGTCAGGTTCGCAAGGTCACCCAGCCCGTCGAGATGCCGTCCGGGTGGGAGCCGCCCGCGGCGCCGATCGCGGCCGCCGGGATGATCCTGTCCGCGGCGCAGTCGCCGTTCCCGGGCGGTCCGGTGGGCGCGGCGCCGCGGATCATGCCGCCGTCGCCGCCGCCCGGCGCGCCGCGGTTCGCCCCGGCCGGGGCGGAGGAGACCAGCCACCGGAAATCGGTTCACCCGACCAGTCTCGACACCACGCCCGACTTCCTCGCCGCCGGAGGGCCGATGCCCGCCGCCCCGGCCGCCGCGCCCCGCGGCTTCGGCCGCTCCCGCCGCCCCGGCGGGACACTCGGCGGCGAGACCTCGATCGCCGAGGTCCGCGAGCTGGTCGCGGTCGAGGCCGGACGGTTGCGCGACGCGGCCGACCGGCCCGGCTACGAGCGGCGTGACCTGCTGGAGGATCTGGCCAGCCGGTTGACGGTGCTGCTCACGCCGCTGTCCGGCGAGGAGTTCGCACCGCTGCACGAGCTGGTCGCCCTGCTGACCGGGGAGGCTTCGCTCGACGAGAAGTGGTCCGCCGCGGTGCGGGTGCTGACCGACTTCGGGGCAGCCCCGGCCAAGCCCGCCGCCAAGCCGTTCTGGAAACGCTGA
- a CDS encoding ABC transporter permease codes for MTTVATIPPARLTLVELRKLADTRAGFWLLLVIGLATAATSAVILGWAPDEEMTYAGFFAFGLAPSAVLLPVLGVLSVTSEWSQRTALATFTLVPARGRVMVAKIAAGVLIAVAATVATAALSAVATVIARAIGGDGSWHVDASLLWQGLLLQVIFVLMGIGFGALLLNTPLAIVLYFALPLVWTVLGNMIKALKTPAEWLDINLTSTPLSEPDMTSGEWARLGVSVAVWVLVPLAAGLVRVLRREVT; via the coding sequence ATGACGACCGTCGCGACGATCCCCCCGGCCCGGCTCACCCTGGTCGAACTGCGCAAGCTCGCGGACACCCGGGCCGGTTTCTGGCTGCTGCTGGTGATCGGCCTGGCCACCGCCGCCACCTCGGCGGTGATCCTGGGCTGGGCGCCGGACGAGGAGATGACCTACGCCGGGTTCTTCGCCTTCGGCCTGGCGCCGTCCGCGGTGCTGCTGCCAGTGCTCGGCGTGCTCTCGGTGACCAGCGAGTGGTCGCAGCGCACCGCGCTCGCCACCTTCACCCTGGTCCCGGCGCGCGGCCGGGTGATGGTCGCGAAGATCGCGGCCGGGGTGCTGATCGCGGTGGCGGCGACCGTGGCCACCGCGGCACTCAGCGCGGTCGCCACCGTGATCGCCCGGGCGATCGGCGGCGACGGGTCCTGGCACGTCGACGCGTCGCTGCTCTGGCAGGGCCTGCTGCTCCAGGTGATCTTCGTGCTGATGGGGATCGGGTTCGGCGCGCTGCTGCTGAACACCCCGCTCGCGATCGTGCTGTACTTCGCGCTGCCGCTGGTCTGGACGGTGCTCGGCAACATGATCAAGGCGTTGAAGACGCCGGCCGAGTGGCTGGACATCAACCTGACCTCGACCCCGCTGTCCGAACCGGACATGACCTCCGGCGAGTGGGCCCGGCTCGGCGTCTCGGTCGCGGTCTGGGTGCTGGTGCCGCTGGCCGCCGGGCTGGTCCGGGTGCTGCGGCGCGAGGTCACCTGA
- a CDS encoding amidohydrolase: protein MTAADLILMADRIHTMLPGPPMTAIAVADGRIAQLGTRADARDWRGPGTEVLDLGPATITPGLVDGHAHPVMGLSMTRGVDLSSVRTRDQLRQALRTASAQGGWIEGYGLDPNAFEGAPVTHAPLVEALGPDVPVFLVLFDAHSALVSPKALEIAGITGPREFASGASVVCDADGTPTGHLLELEAAMVVHAMLPEDPPEGRRARLRDLMHRMAASGLTSANAMDFGLDSLDLFTALEADGELPLRWRCAPFVMPGDGLERVIEQQRLAGRRWRVEGAKFMIDGTIDGGTAWLEEPDTHGESTACFWPDPWEYSAAVEVLAGRGIPIVTHAIGDAGIRFVLDTLSRLPRPRVPHRIEHLETMPAELLGRFAELDVTASMQPTHCTHYTRADHTDNWSQRLGDKRADRGFRARDLRDHGARLALGSDWPIAHFDPRGIMAAAQLRRPAGDPSVEPILPDQALTARMALEGFTTQAAAAAGLTDTGRLAPGFRADLAVFTLDPLTAGPDEFAESPVPLTVVDGTAYPF, encoded by the coding sequence ATGACCGCCGCAGACCTGATCCTGATGGCGGACCGGATCCACACCATGCTTCCCGGTCCGCCGATGACCGCGATCGCCGTCGCCGACGGGCGGATCGCCCAGCTGGGCACCCGGGCGGACGCCCGCGACTGGCGCGGCCCGGGCACCGAGGTGCTCGACCTCGGTCCGGCCACGATCACACCGGGCCTGGTCGACGGGCACGCGCACCCGGTGATGGGCCTGAGCATGACCCGGGGCGTCGACCTGTCCTCGGTGCGCACCCGTGACCAGCTGAGACAGGCGCTGCGGACGGCATCGGCGCAAGGCGGGTGGATCGAGGGATACGGGCTGGACCCGAACGCGTTCGAGGGCGCCCCGGTCACCCACGCGCCGCTGGTCGAGGCGCTCGGGCCGGACGTGCCGGTCTTCCTGGTGCTCTTCGACGCGCACTCGGCCCTGGTCAGCCCGAAAGCGCTGGAGATCGCCGGGATCACCGGGCCGCGCGAGTTCGCCTCCGGGGCCAGCGTCGTCTGCGACGCCGACGGGACACCGACCGGGCACCTGCTCGAACTGGAAGCGGCCATGGTCGTGCACGCGATGCTCCCCGAGGACCCGCCCGAGGGCCGGCGCGCCCGGCTGCGCGACCTGATGCACCGGATGGCCGCGAGCGGCCTGACCTCGGCGAACGCGATGGACTTCGGACTGGACTCGCTCGACCTGTTCACCGCGCTGGAGGCCGACGGCGAGCTGCCGCTGCGCTGGCGGTGCGCCCCGTTCGTGATGCCCGGCGACGGCCTGGAGAGGGTCATCGAGCAGCAGCGCCTGGCCGGCCGCCGCTGGCGGGTCGAGGGCGCCAAATTCATGATCGACGGCACCATCGACGGCGGCACCGCCTGGCTGGAGGAGCCGGACACCCACGGTGAGTCGACCGCTTGCTTCTGGCCCGACCCGTGGGAGTACTCCGCCGCCGTCGAGGTCCTGGCCGGGCGCGGCATCCCGATCGTCACCCACGCCATCGGCGACGCCGGCATCCGCTTCGTGCTCGACACGCTCAGCCGCCTGCCCCGCCCGCGCGTCCCGCACCGGATCGAACACCTGGAGACGATGCCCGCCGAGTTGCTCGGCCGCTTCGCCGAACTCGACGTCACGGCCAGCATGCAGCCGACCCACTGCACGCACTACACCCGCGCCGACCACACCGACAACTGGTCCCAGCGCCTCGGCGACAAGCGTGCCGACCGCGGCTTCCGTGCCCGCGACCTGCGCGACCACGGCGCACGGCTGGCTCTGGGCTCGGACTGGCCGATCGCCCATTTCGACCCGCGTGGGATCATGGCGGCGGCCCAGCTGCGCCGCCCGGCGGGCGATCCGTCGGTCGAGCCGATCCTTCCGGACCAGGCGCTGACCGCCCGGATGGCCCTGGAGGGCTTCACGACCCAGGCCGCGGCCGCCGCGGGCCTGACCGATACCGGCCGGCTCGCCCCCGGCTTCCGGGCCGACCTCGCGGTCTTCACCCTCGACCCGCTGACCGCCGGCCCGGACGAGTTCGCCGAGTCCCCGGTCCCGCTCACGGTCGTGGACGGCACCGCTTACCCCTTCTAA